The proteins below come from a single Salinivibrio kushneri genomic window:
- a CDS encoding phosphatidate cytidylyltransferase produces the protein MLKQRVLTAAFLVPLVVAGVFYLPFPAFVAAIAVVTLIGLWEWTQFVSASSRLLTFIIPAAALALSLFALPFDAMALGHVRLPPFAVAATGAAWWLFATVLVLAFPRSGSYWTHSKLLRLMFGLLTMLPFMWSVLLLRAADYQFSTYYGAKLVLLVFVLVWCADSGAYFAGKKFGKHKMAPAVSPNKTLEGLLGGLTAAVGVTWLGAYVLELHFANLGVLLAIAVVTALASVLGDLAESMFKRVAGVKDSGNLLPGHGGILDRIDSLTAAFPVFTVLYFAFAN, from the coding sequence TTGCTCAAACAACGAGTTTTAACCGCGGCCTTTTTAGTCCCGTTAGTGGTCGCGGGCGTCTTCTACTTACCGTTTCCTGCTTTTGTGGCAGCGATAGCGGTCGTCACGCTTATTGGACTTTGGGAGTGGACGCAATTTGTTTCAGCGTCGTCACGACTGCTTACTTTTATCATTCCCGCTGCTGCGTTGGCATTGTCTCTGTTTGCTCTCCCTTTTGACGCCATGGCATTGGGGCACGTACGTTTACCGCCTTTTGCGGTCGCCGCAACAGGCGCTGCTTGGTGGCTGTTTGCCACTGTCCTCGTGCTCGCATTCCCACGCTCAGGCAGCTATTGGACCCACAGCAAACTACTTCGCCTGATGTTTGGCCTGCTCACCATGCTTCCTTTTATGTGGAGTGTATTGTTATTGCGTGCAGCGGATTATCAGTTTTCCACTTACTACGGCGCTAAATTAGTACTGCTGGTGTTTGTGCTGGTTTGGTGTGCGGATAGCGGTGCTTACTTTGCCGGAAAGAAGTTTGGCAAACACAAAATGGCACCGGCGGTGAGCCCAAATAAGACCCTAGAGGGATTGCTTGGCGGGCTGACAGCGGCGGTAGGGGTGACCTGGCTTGGCGCCTACGTCTTAGAGCTTCATTTTGCCAACCTTGGGGTGTTGTTAGCGATTGCGGTGGTGACGGCTTTAGCCTCGGTGTTGGGGGATCTTGCTGAAAGCATGTTTAAGCGTGTGGCAGGGGTCAAAGACAGCGGTAACCTTCTTCCTGGTCATGGCGGTATTCTCGACCGTATTGATAGTCTGACAGCCGCATTTCCCGTTTTTACCGTGTTGTATTTCGCGTTTGCGAATTAA
- the ispC gene encoding 1-deoxy-D-xylulose-5-phosphate reductoisomerase, whose protein sequence is MQKITVLGATGSIGTSTLKVVEANPEQYDVTALAAHTNVEKMIALCARWQPAYAAMADEGAAHQLSKALAEKGLRTEVLGGTESLCHLASLPDVDMVMAAVVGAAGLPSTMAAVKAGKRVLLANKEALVMSGQFFIDAVHQYGAELLPIDSEHNAIFQCLPHAVQQAPGRCDLNAAGVSKILLTGSGGPFRYRDPDSLAAVSIEEAVAHPNWSMGPKISVDSATMMNKGLEYIEARWLFNAKPDQLEVVIHPQSVIHSMVQMCDGSVLAQLGTPDMCTPIAHAMGYPERVQAPVAPLDFTQIGEFTFMAPDAQRYPCLSLAMAACEQGQAATTSLNAANEQTVAAFLAGKVGFMDIARINEQVMTQLSLPTPTSLDCLFELDRIARMTADEQIVKVAQ, encoded by the coding sequence ATGCAAAAAATTACCGTTTTAGGCGCGACAGGTTCGATTGGCACCAGCACATTGAAAGTGGTAGAAGCGAACCCTGAGCAGTATGACGTAACGGCATTGGCGGCTCATACCAATGTTGAAAAGATGATCGCTTTGTGTGCACGTTGGCAGCCTGCTTACGCTGCAATGGCGGATGAAGGGGCGGCGCACCAACTGAGCAAAGCGCTTGCAGAAAAAGGGTTACGCACCGAAGTGCTTGGCGGCACCGAGAGCCTGTGTCACCTCGCATCGCTACCAGACGTTGACATGGTGATGGCCGCCGTTGTTGGCGCAGCGGGATTGCCCTCGACCATGGCCGCCGTGAAGGCAGGAAAGCGTGTGCTACTTGCCAATAAAGAGGCCTTGGTAATGTCAGGGCAGTTCTTTATTGATGCTGTCCACCAGTATGGTGCAGAGCTGTTGCCGATTGATAGCGAACACAATGCCATTTTTCAATGCTTGCCTCACGCGGTACAGCAAGCCCCTGGACGTTGCGATCTTAACGCAGCAGGCGTGAGTAAAATCTTATTAACGGGATCGGGTGGCCCATTCCGTTATCGCGATCCGGATAGCTTAGCGGCTGTCAGTATCGAAGAAGCGGTCGCGCATCCTAACTGGTCGATGGGGCCGAAAATCTCGGTCGATTCCGCCACCATGATGAATAAAGGGCTGGAATACATTGAAGCGCGTTGGTTATTCAATGCCAAGCCTGACCAGCTGGAGGTGGTGATTCACCCTCAGTCAGTGATCCATTCCATGGTGCAGATGTGTGATGGCTCGGTGTTAGCACAATTAGGAACACCGGATATGTGCACCCCCATTGCGCATGCGATGGGATACCCCGAACGAGTACAAGCACCTGTCGCCCCGCTCGATTTTACCCAAATTGGTGAATTTACCTTTATGGCCCCCGACGCACAGCGTTATCCATGCTTATCGCTCGCCATGGCAGCGTGTGAGCAAGGGCAGGCGGCAACGACAAGCTTGAATGCAGCCAATGAACAAACCGTAGCGGCCTTCTTGGCAGGAAAAGTCGGATTTATGGATATTGCTCGCATCAATGAGCAGGTGATGACCCAGTTATCTCTCCCGACACCGACAAGCTTGGATTGCTTATTTGAGCTGGATAGAATAGCGCGCATGACTGCGGATGAGCAGATTGTTAAGGTGGCACAATGA
- the rseP gene encoding sigma E protease regulator RseP, which produces MSGFLWNAAAFIVALGILVAIHEFGHFWVARRCGVKVERFSIGFGRALWRKFGKDGTEYVIAAIPLGGYVKMLDERIEAVPEADKPLAFNNQPLWQRSAIVAAGPVANFIFAVFAYWLIMMIGVPAVKPVIGEIAPNSIAAEAGIEPGMELTQVSGVETADWQAVNFALIGHIGDESMTLTAKPAPTSSYDRDYQLDLGRWQFNPEKQSPLTTLGITPYRPAITLSIAQVVEGSAAEQAGLKQGDKIIAVGDTELSSWQRLVEVIKASPNQGLSLMVMREGQRESVVLTPDARQVDGKVTGYAGIAPQLEAWPESYRFTQQYGPLAAIPEAVQKTGQVISMTVNMIKKLITGDVGVNNLSGPISIAKGAGMTAEIGLISFLGFMALISVNLGIINLLPLPVLDGGHLLFFGIEAVTRRPVSERVQDFGYRIGAAVLMMVMAVALFNDFARL; this is translated from the coding sequence ATGAGCGGTTTTCTATGGAATGCAGCGGCGTTTATCGTCGCACTGGGAATACTGGTAGCGATTCATGAGTTTGGCCATTTCTGGGTCGCTCGCCGTTGTGGGGTGAAAGTAGAGCGCTTTTCCATTGGTTTTGGTCGCGCATTGTGGCGGAAATTTGGTAAGGACGGCACCGAATATGTGATTGCCGCGATCCCCCTTGGCGGCTATGTCAAAATGTTGGACGAGCGTATTGAGGCGGTGCCAGAGGCGGATAAACCTCTGGCCTTTAACAACCAACCTTTATGGCAGCGTAGTGCGATCGTCGCCGCCGGCCCAGTTGCTAACTTCATATTCGCCGTTTTCGCTTACTGGCTGATCATGATGATAGGTGTTCCTGCGGTAAAGCCTGTGATTGGTGAAATTGCACCCAACTCGATCGCCGCAGAAGCGGGAATTGAGCCAGGGATGGAACTAACCCAGGTTTCAGGCGTCGAAACCGCTGATTGGCAAGCTGTTAATTTTGCATTGATCGGCCATATCGGTGATGAGAGCATGACGCTCACCGCTAAGCCGGCGCCCACATCCAGTTATGACAGAGATTATCAATTGGATTTAGGCCGATGGCAGTTTAATCCAGAAAAACAATCGCCTCTGACGACATTGGGGATCACGCCTTATCGCCCTGCGATTACTTTATCGATCGCACAAGTGGTTGAAGGAAGTGCGGCAGAGCAAGCGGGTCTCAAGCAAGGCGACAAAATTATTGCAGTGGGTGACACGGAGCTGTCGTCATGGCAGCGCTTGGTCGAGGTGATTAAAGCCAGCCCGAATCAAGGGTTGTCATTGATGGTCATGCGAGAGGGACAGCGAGAGTCTGTTGTGTTAACCCCTGATGCGCGTCAGGTCGATGGTAAAGTGACAGGTTACGCCGGTATTGCGCCGCAACTGGAAGCGTGGCCCGAATCATATCGGTTCACCCAGCAATATGGGCCATTAGCCGCGATACCTGAAGCGGTACAGAAAACAGGCCAAGTAATCAGTATGACGGTCAATATGATCAAAAAGCTGATTACGGGTGATGTAGGGGTGAATAACTTGAGCGGCCCTATATCGATAGCAAAAGGCGCGGGGATGACCGCGGAGATCGGGTTGATCTCATTTTTAGGGTTTATGGCACTGATTAGTGTGAACCTGGGCATTATCAATTTACTCCCTCTGCCCGTATTGGATGGCGGCCATTTGCTGTTCTTTGGGATTGAGGCTGTCACACGACGACCCGTTTCGGAGCGTGTGCAGGATTTTGGGTATCGAATCGGCGCTGCCGTGTTGATGATGGTAATGGCAGTGGCATTGTTTAACGACTTCGCCCGACTTTAA